One Rosa chinensis cultivar Old Blush chromosome 3, RchiOBHm-V2, whole genome shotgun sequence DNA window includes the following coding sequences:
- the LOC112193238 gene encoding protein DEFECTIVE IN EXINE FORMATION 1, with protein MKSDGIRVVFLICLILCDGSKFVRGADGPAKNKFREREASDDSLGYPNIDEDALLNTQCPAKLELRWQTEVSSSIYATPLISDINSDGKLEIVVPSFVHYLEVLEGSDGDKLPGWPAFHQSTVHASPLLYDIDKDGVREIALATYNGEVLFFRVSGYMMVDKLVVPRRKVKKNWFGGLHPDPVDRTHPDVHDDLLVMQATNMNSNPQTEENTTKINNSATVATESHPGVNTSTSVSNDGHPELDTNTTVSKESDPGLSTPAKNESHLSMVKASNPEVEKKANLSPVETDIKQSTSTEKSSVNNVPVETLNAEKGTSSVRRLLEDNNSSKSQDGGSESKDNNEDIPVATAENDGVLEEDADSSFELLRDNDELADEYNYDYDDYVDEEMWGDEEWTEVQHEKIEDYVNVDAHILCTPVIADIDNDGISEMVVAVSYFFDHEYYDNPEHMKELGGIDIGKYVAGSIVVFNLDTKQVKWTADLDLSTETGTFRAYIYSSPTVVDLDGDGNLDILVGTSYGLFYVLDHHGKVREKFPLEMAEIQGAVVAADINDDGKIELVTTDAHGNVAAWTAQGVEIWETHLKSLVPQGPTIGDVDGDGRTDVVVPTLSGNIYVLSGKDGLIVRPYPYRTHGRVMSQVLLVDLSKKGEKKKGLTLATTSFDGYLYLIDGPTACADVVDIGETSYSMVLADNVDGGDDLDLIVTTMNGNVYCFSTPASHHPLKAWRVPNQGRNHLANRYNRQGIFVKHSSRAFRDEEGKNFFVEIEIIDDYRYPSGLQAPYTVTTTLLVPGNYQGERRIKINQTFNRPGKYRIKLPTVGVRTTGTVVVEMVDKNGLYFTDDFSLTFHMYYYRLLKWLLVLPMLGMFGVLVILRPQEAVPLPSFSRNTD; from the exons ATGAAATCCGACGGGATTCGGGTGGTTTTTCTGATCTGTTTAATTCTTTGCGACGGCTCGAAATTCGTTCGCGGCGCCGATGGGCCGGCCAAGAATAAATTCCGGGAACGCGAGGCCAGCGATGACTCCCTTGGCTATCCAAACAT AGATGAGGATGCGTTGTTGAATACACAGTGCCCTGCGAAATTGGAGCTCAGATGGCAAACGGAAGTTAGTTCTAGTATCTATGCTACGCCATTGATCTCCGATATTAATAG TGATGGAAAGCTTGAGATTGTGGTGCCATCTTTTGTTCACTATCTTGAAGTTTTGGAAGGTTCCGACGGAGACAAACTCCCCG GTTGGCCTGCTTTTCATCAGTCAACTGTACATGCAAGTCCTCTCCTGTATGATATCGATAAGGATGGCGTGAGAGAGATAGCTCTAGCAACCTACAATGGTGAAGTTCTCTTTTTCAG GGTCTCAGGCTACATGATGGTAGATAAACTAGTAGTACCTCGTAGGAAAGTTAAAAAGAATTGGTTTGGGGGTTTGCATCCAGATCCCGTTGATCGTACCCATCCAGATGTTCATGATGACCTTCTTGTCATGCAGGCCACTAATATGAATTCAAATCCTC AAACAGAGGAAAATACAACTAAAATAAACAATTCTGCTACTGTTGCAACAGAAAGCCATCCTGGTGTTAATACTTCAACTTCTGTTTCCAATGATGGCCATCCTGAGTTAGATACTAATACTACTGTTTCAAAAGAAAGTGATCCCGGCTTAAGTACTCCAGCTAAAAACGAAAGCCACCTTAGCATGGTCAAGGCATCAAATCCAGAGGTTGAGAAGAAAGCAAATTTAAGTCCGGTAGAAACAGACATCAAGCAATCTACAAGCACAGAGAAGTCTTCTGTCAACAATGTGCCAGTGGAAACTCTGAATGCCGAGAAGGGGACTAGTTCGGTTAGACGGCTTTTGGAGGACAACAATTCTAGCAAATCACAGGATGGTGGTTCTGAATCCAAAGATAATAATGAGGACATTCCTGTTGCAACTGCAGAAAATGATGGTGTTCTCGAAGAGGATGCTGATTCATCTTTTGAGTTACTCCGTGACAATGATGAACTGGCCGACGAGTATAACTATGACTATGATGAttatgttgatgaagaaatgtGGGGAGATGAGGAGTGGACTGAAGTGCAACATGAGAAAATAGAAGATTATGTCAATGTTGACGCACACATCTTGTGCACTCCT GTCATAGCGGACATTGATAATGATGGAATATCAGAAATGGTTGTTGCCGTTTCTTACTTTTTTGATCATGA GTACTATGACAACCCAGAGCATATGAAGGAATTGGGTGGCATTGATATAGGAAAATATGTAGCTGGTTCCATTGTTGTGTTCAACCTTGACACTAAACAAGTAAAGTGGACTGCTGATCTAGATTTGAGTACAGAGACTGGAACATTCCGTGCTTACATATATTCCTCTCCGACTGTCGTTGATTTGGATGGTGATGGGAACCTGGACATTCTTGTCGGAACTTCATATGGCTTGTTCTATGTGTTAGATCATCATg GCAAGGTGAGGGAAAAGTTCCCTCTTGAAATGGCTGAAATTCAAGGAGCTGTTGTTGCAGCTGATATTAATGATGATGGAAAAATTGAACTAGTGACTACTGATGCTCATGGAAATGTTGCTGCATGGACTGCTCAAGGAGTAGAAATTTGGGAAACGCATCTTAAGAGTCTAGTTCCCCAG GGTCCCACCATCGGTGATGTTGATGGGGATGGCCGTACTGATGTTGTGGTTCCAACACTATCAGGGAACATATACGTTCTTAGTGGCAAAGATGGGTTGATTGTTCGTCCTTATCCATATAGAACTCATGGGAGGGTTATGAGTCAAGTTCTTCTAGTGGATTTAAgtaaaaaaggagagaaaaagaaaggactCACTCTTGCTACAACATCATTTGATGGATATTTGTACCTTATTGATGGACCAACAGCATGTGCAGATGTTGTTGATATTGGTGAAACTTC ATATAGCATGGTCTTAGCAGATAATGTTGACGGTGGAGACGATCTTGATCTTATTGTTACAACCATGAATGGCAATGTTTATTGCTTCTCAACTCCAGCTTCACATCATCCCCTTAAG GCATGGAGAGTACCTAATCAGGGGAGAAATCATCTTGCAAATAGATACAACCGTCAAGGTATCTTTGTTAAACATTCATCAAGAGCTTTTCGTGACGAAGAGGGCAAGAACTTCTTTGTGGAGATTGAGATCATAGATGACTATAGATACCCATCTGGGTTGCAAGCCCCATACACTGTCACA ACAACCTTGTTGGTGCCTGGTAATTACCAAGGAGAGAGAAGGATAAAGATAAACCAGACCTTCAATCGTCCTGGAAAGTATCGTATAAAGCTTCCAACAGTTGGTGTAAGGACTACTGGGACTGTTGTGGTCGAGATGGTTGACAAGAATGGACTCTATTTTACAGATGATTTCTCCCTCACATTCCATATGTATTACTACAGACTGTTAAAGTGGCTGCTTGTCCTGCCAATGTTGGGGATGTTTGGTGTACTCGTAATCCTTCGTCCTCAGGAAGCTGTGCCTTTGCCATCATTTTCACGAAACACTGACTAA
- the LOC112193241 gene encoding uncharacterized protein LOC112193241: MNFRSLDEFWAFYMSQHSKPSTRRLHFVGTLVSIIFFIISALFNWWLLIFVPLTGYGFAWYSHFFVEGNIPATFGHPFWSLLCDYKMFGLMLTGNMDKEIKRLGKRPVF, encoded by the coding sequence ATGAATTTCAGGAGCTTGGATGAGTTCTGGGCCTTCTACATGAGCCAACACTCGAAACCATCGACAAGGCGTTTGCATTTTGTGGGGACCCTTGTTAGTATCATCTTCTTCATAATCTCGGCTCTGTTCAATTGGTGGCTTCTGATCTTTGTGCCTCTCACTGGGTATGGATTTGCTTGGTACAGCCATTTCTTTGTCGAAGGGAATATTCCGGCGACGTTTGGGCATCCGTTTTGGTCTCTGTTATGTGATTACAAGATGTTTGGATTGATGCTTACTGGGAATATGGACAAAGAGATCAAGAGGCTTGGAAAGAGGCCTGTGTTCTAA